Proteins from a genomic interval of Mycoplasmopsis columboralis:
- a CDS encoding carbohydrate ABC transporter permease encodes MNKKRLKPTTIAARTTTIVFIVSFAVLWLLPFIIIALTSFKNEAANLTQNIFTFDGDSFGADKNYDKAFESLDFFTSFFITLFLTVASNLIIILLSSLTAWQLARAKTWWSKALFYLFLMSMIIPFQSIMFPLLSFMNTLYLDNLIGMVVMYTGFGLALSIFMMHGFISTIPLSLEEVSKVEGYGPIRIYFKVVLPLLKPIIVTILILNTMWIWNDFLLPYLFLAAKGKELTLITALQKTVSGFSSSYGTQSAALIIIVIPMIVFFIVLQKSIVSGITNGAIK; translated from the coding sequence ATGAACAAAAAAAGACTTAAACCCACAACTATCGCAGCTAGAACTACAACAATTGTTTTTATAGTATCTTTTGCTGTATTATGACTTTTACCTTTTATTATTATTGCACTTACTTCTTTTAAAAATGAAGCTGCTAACTTGACACAAAATATTTTTACTTTTGACGGTGATTCTTTTGGTGCGGATAAAAACTATGATAAAGCCTTTGAATCATTAGACTTCTTTACCAGTTTCTTTATTACCTTGTTTTTAACAGTTGCATCAAATTTAATTATTATTTTATTAAGTTCGCTCACAGCTTGACAACTCGCTAGAGCCAAAACTTGATGATCTAAAGCACTATTTTACTTATTCTTAATGTCAATGATCATTCCATTCCAATCAATTATGTTTCCATTGTTATCATTTATGAACACCTTATATTTGGATAATTTAATCGGAATGGTTGTAATGTATACTGGATTTGGATTAGCGTTAAGCATTTTCATGATGCACGGATTTATTAGTACTATTCCTCTCTCACTTGAAGAAGTTTCTAAAGTCGAAGGGTATGGACCAATTCGTATTTACTTTAAGGTGGTATTACCTTTACTTAAACCAATTATTGTAACTATTTTAATTTTAAACACCATGTGAATTTGAAATGACTTCTTACTTCCTTACCTATTTTTAGCTGCCAAAGGAAAAGAATTAACTTTAATTACAGCTTTACAAAAAACCGTTTCAGGATTTAGTTCTTCATATGGAACTCAAAGTGCCGCACTTATTATTATCGTAATTCCAATGATTGTATTCTTCATTGTGTTACAAAAAAGTATTGTTTCAGGAATTACCAACGGAGCAATTAAATAA
- a CDS encoding ABC transporter ATP-binding protein — MQFKSNNQVLNPNGLPSHIEKLYEQLKAKHEQDMLNAQDQNYVLKIENMDKVYDNGFQAVFGTSIDLKKGEFLSLLGPSGCGKTTTLRAIAGLDLPSSGKVLINGIDVTHSEPSDRDITMVFQNYALFPHLTVKDNIGFGLKANKAKIGAEAEFYKKEIFTKNYINSLKSLVNNITNYNKLVEKQKNLLAKINKKEQSYNDLKDKSKKSSRVAFFKLNGLKSLYESNEKELNFISSQSSRVEEFKAEIAKLSEQLKELAQARKEAKTKDNKKEIIEARIKEASSILGLDYYLDRKPAALSGGQRQRVALGRSIVGNPNLFLMDEPLSNLDAKLRASMRTELRKIHERVGAGTVYVTHDQIEAMTMSDKIAIMSDGFVQQIGAPEEVYKNPANVFVAQFIGTPTMNLLSGKYENGYFVAENLKLQIPVSKRKNIEEGQAIIFGIRPQDIAVDEVVKDSYNVVLKVKVDSKELLGNEIQYNGLIEGTDQKLTFITSTYEKYNNGEIVEVYLMESRIHIFDAKTTISLTSEFNYQTLHSLKNWVESSEKIQIRRDLLEFTKNQAKRGSLTKVAYEFVKKHVKCACKKMCQLKKTK, encoded by the coding sequence ATGCAATTTAAATCAAATAATCAAGTTTTAAATCCAAATGGATTACCTTCGCATATTGAAAAGTTATATGAACAACTTAAAGCAAAACATGAACAAGACATGCTTAATGCTCAAGATCAAAATTATGTTTTAAAAATCGAAAACATGGATAAGGTTTATGATAATGGTTTTCAAGCTGTGTTTGGTACTTCAATTGATCTTAAAAAAGGTGAATTCTTATCACTTTTAGGACCTAGTGGTTGTGGTAAAACAACTACTCTTAGAGCTATTGCTGGATTAGATTTACCAAGTAGTGGAAAAGTATTAATTAACGGAATTGATGTTACTCACTCAGAACCTTCTGATAGAGATATTACAATGGTGTTTCAAAATTATGCTCTTTTCCCACATTTAACCGTAAAAGACAACATCGGTTTTGGTCTTAAAGCAAATAAAGCTAAAATCGGTGCAGAAGCAGAATTTTACAAAAAAGAAATTTTCACTAAAAACTACATTAATTCACTTAAATCATTAGTAAACAACATTACTAACTACAATAAATTAGTTGAAAAACAAAAGAACTTACTTGCTAAAATTAACAAAAAAGAACAATCTTACAATGATTTAAAAGATAAAAGCAAAAAATCTTCTCGGGTAGCTTTCTTTAAATTAAATGGACTAAAATCTCTTTATGAATCTAATGAAAAAGAATTGAATTTCATCTCTTCTCAATCAAGTCGTGTAGAAGAATTTAAAGCCGAAATTGCTAAATTAAGTGAACAATTAAAAGAACTTGCTCAAGCTCGCAAAGAAGCTAAAACCAAAGATAACAAAAAAGAAATCATTGAAGCTAGAATTAAAGAAGCTAGTTCAATTTTAGGATTAGATTACTACTTAGATCGTAAACCAGCGGCTTTATCTGGAGGTCAAAGACAACGTGTAGCACTTGGACGTTCAATTGTAGGGAATCCAAACTTATTCTTAATGGATGAACCTCTTTCAAACTTAGATGCTAAATTACGTGCATCAATGAGAACTGAGCTTAGAAAAATTCACGAAAGAGTTGGAGCTGGAACAGTTTATGTTACTCACGACCAAATTGAAGCTATGACTATGTCAGATAAAATTGCTATTATGTCAGATGGATTTGTACAACAAATTGGGGCTCCTGAAGAAGTGTATAAAAATCCAGCTAACGTATTTGTTGCTCAATTTATTGGTACTCCAACCATGAACTTACTTTCAGGAAAATACGAAAATGGATACTTTGTAGCCGAAAACTTAAAACTTCAAATTCCTGTTTCAAAACGTAAAAATATTGAAGAAGGACAAGCGATTATTTTTGGTATTCGTCCACAAGATATTGCGGTTGATGAAGTTGTTAAAGATTCATATAATGTAGTTCTTAAAGTTAAAGTTGATTCAAAAGAACTTTTAGGAAACGAAATTCAATACAATGGATTAATTGAAGGTACTGATCAAAAATTAACTTTTATTACCAGTACATATGAAAAATACAACAACGGTGAAATTGTCGAAGTGTATTTAATGGAATCAAGAATTCATATTTTTGATGCTAAAACCACCATTTCACTAACTTCTGAATTTAACTACCAAACATTACACTCACTTAAAAACTGAGTTGAATCTTCAGAAAAAATTCAAATTCGTAGAGACTTACTTGAATTTACTAAAAACCAAGCAAAACGTGGTTCTTTAACAAAAGTAGCTTACGAATTTGTTAAAAAACATGTTAAATGCGCATGTAAAAAAATGTGTCAACTTAAAAAAACTAAATAA
- a CDS encoding carbohydrate ABC transporter permease yields the protein MYKKRWFFGLVLPALIIFTLIVLIPTIMSIGYSFTDWNRENPNASLAFVGFKNFANAFKSNGFLERIGYTVLFAIINLVLVNFLALGLAYILNKTFIRGRNILRSIYFIPNLISGILIGYIWQRMFNQLLPEIFPSVTEYLNGKNFTTATPNSALFAMSIVYTWQMTGYIMVIYIAALQNVNKTLEEAAAIEGAGKWQTFKAVVFPALAPALTIAFFLVLSGSFKMFDLNYAITDVAKRDYRLIAVDIFQTGQIEKFYAVSQAKSVIFIILVSFLSFVQVYISKKFEVET from the coding sequence ATGTATAAGAAAAGATGATTTTTCGGTTTAGTATTACCGGCATTAATAATCTTTACTCTCATCGTTTTAATTCCTACTATTATGTCAATTGGTTATTCATTTACTGATTGAAATAGAGAAAACCCAAACGCTTCATTAGCGTTTGTTGGATTTAAAAACTTTGCCAACGCATTTAAAAGCAATGGCTTTTTAGAGAGAATTGGATATACAGTTCTATTTGCAATTATTAACTTAGTTTTAGTTAACTTCCTAGCACTTGGACTAGCATATATCCTTAATAAAACCTTTATTCGTGGTAGAAACATTCTTAGAAGTATTTACTTTATTCCAAATTTAATTAGCGGGATTTTAATTGGTTATATTTGACAAAGAATGTTTAATCAACTTTTACCTGAAATTTTTCCTTCAGTGACCGAATATTTAAATGGGAAAAACTTCACTACCGCAACACCAAATAGCGCTTTATTTGCAATGTCAATTGTGTACACATGACAAATGACAGGTTACATTATGGTTATTTACATAGCAGCGTTGCAAAATGTTAATAAAACCTTAGAAGAAGCTGCTGCCATTGAAGGAGCAGGAAAATGACAAACATTCAAAGCGGTTGTTTTCCCTGCTTTAGCTCCTGCTTTAACTATCGCATTCTTCTTAGTGTTAAGTGGTTCATTTAAAATGTTTGACCTTAACTATGCAATTACTGACGTGGCCAAAAGAGATTATCGTTTAATTGCCGTGGATATTTTCCAAACTGGTCAAATTGAAAAATTCTATGCTGTTTCACAAGCAAAATCAGTTATTTTCATTATCTTAGTGTCATTCTTATCATTTGTGCAAGTATATATCAGCAAAAAATTCGAGGTGGAAACTTAA